A genomic window from Anthocerotibacter panamensis C109 includes:
- a CDS encoding S9 family peptidase, protein MRKALLFLSACLTMALSWQSSPAAPMESTQPDSLVDTQFLRDYAVTRGFSLGRPAKPKPTPDGKAVIFLRTPPRTPQQRLYTFDVATGKTQELLSPEEVLAGKEEVLSPEEKARRERQRVSTKGFTDYDLSKDGSKLLVSLSGRLYTIERTSHKVQALPTGKGILLDPKFSPDSKSVSYVLDNDLYVMDLASLQERPVTQGGTDLVTHGLAEFVAQEEMGRFTGYWWSPDAQWLAYEEADAHSVEVWRVADPAKPNEEAYTQPYPRPGKENVKVRLGIIPAQGAATTWIDWDRERYPYLATVKWDKGGPLTILVQDRRQQEMVLLTVNPQTGKTTPLLTETDSAWLNLDQDVPHWLKDGSGFLWISEHSGVPQLELRDPRGTLVRVLAGSDVGFALNLGAEGGLEVDDADGMVYFQGGPDPTQTQVYQVPIAGGPPVPLTQEMGQHEIVFAENHTVYVRRSNTPRTLTRTTVHRSDGTLIGELPSEAEESTLIPNTEFVKVGAGTGFYTSVLRPRDFDPRQKYPVVVSVYAGPGAQRVVAAMRNQLLDQWLANQGFIVVAIDGRGTPRRGRDWERVLRYKFGSVPLEDQVAGLKALGAKYPEMDLNRVGITGWSYGGYMSALAVLKEPDIFKAAVAGAPVTDWLDYDTHYTERFLGLPQEHPQAYAEGSLLTYAPNLQRPLLLVHGTSDDNVFFLHTLKLSEALFRAGKDHEVLPLNGFTHMVPDPLVRERLQERIARFFRQHL, encoded by the coding sequence ATGCGAAAAGCCCTCCTCTTTCTTTCTGCCTGTCTGACTATGGCTTTATCCTGGCAGAGTAGCCCTGCCGCGCCCATGGAAAGTACCCAACCCGATTCATTGGTAGATACCCAGTTTTTGCGCGACTATGCCGTGACTCGAGGCTTTAGCCTGGGGCGTCCGGCCAAGCCCAAGCCCACCCCGGATGGGAAAGCGGTGATTTTTCTTAGGACGCCGCCGCGCACGCCACAACAGCGCCTCTATACTTTTGATGTGGCGACGGGCAAGACCCAGGAACTGCTGAGCCCTGAAGAAGTTTTGGCCGGTAAGGAGGAAGTGCTCTCCCCCGAAGAAAAAGCCCGTCGGGAGCGCCAACGGGTGAGCACCAAGGGCTTCACCGACTACGACCTCTCGAAGGATGGGTCCAAGCTCCTGGTCAGTCTCTCGGGGCGGCTCTACACTATTGAGCGCACCAGCCATAAGGTCCAGGCGTTACCCACCGGGAAGGGGATACTTTTGGACCCCAAGTTTAGCCCAGACAGCAAGAGCGTATCCTACGTTCTAGATAACGACCTCTACGTTATGGACTTGGCTTCTTTGCAGGAGCGTCCGGTCACGCAAGGCGGTACAGATCTGGTCACCCATGGACTTGCGGAATTTGTGGCGCAGGAGGAAATGGGACGGTTTACGGGGTATTGGTGGTCGCCGGATGCCCAGTGGTTGGCCTACGAAGAGGCCGATGCACACAGTGTCGAGGTCTGGCGCGTAGCTGACCCCGCCAAACCGAATGAGGAAGCTTATACGCAGCCCTATCCCCGACCGGGCAAGGAGAATGTCAAGGTCCGTCTGGGCATCATCCCGGCTCAAGGCGCAGCGACTACCTGGATTGATTGGGACCGAGAGCGCTACCCCTACTTGGCGACGGTGAAGTGGGATAAGGGCGGACCCCTCACCATCCTCGTCCAGGACCGCCGCCAACAGGAGATGGTTTTGCTGACGGTCAATCCTCAGACAGGCAAGACCACGCCGCTACTGACCGAGACTGATAGTGCTTGGTTGAACTTGGACCAGGATGTACCCCATTGGCTCAAGGACGGCTCTGGGTTTCTGTGGATTAGCGAGCACTCTGGGGTGCCCCAACTGGAACTGCGCGACCCCCGAGGCACGCTAGTCCGCGTCCTGGCAGGGTCCGACGTCGGATTCGCGCTCAATCTCGGAGCCGAAGGAGGGCTAGAAGTAGACGATGCAGACGGGATGGTTTACTTCCAGGGTGGCCCAGACCCGACCCAGACCCAGGTCTACCAAGTGCCCATCGCTGGCGGTCCGCCCGTGCCCCTGACCCAAGAAATGGGCCAGCATGAGATCGTTTTTGCCGAAAACCATACCGTCTATGTCCGCCGCTCCAACACCCCCCGCACGCTGACGCGCACTACCGTTCACCGGAGCGATGGGACGTTGATCGGGGAATTGCCCAGTGAAGCGGAGGAATCTACGCTGATTCCCAACACCGAATTCGTCAAAGTTGGCGCAGGAACGGGCTTTTATACCAGCGTCCTACGGCCTCGGGACTTCGACCCCCGGCAAAAATATCCGGTGGTGGTGAGTGTCTATGCGGGACCGGGGGCACAGCGGGTTGTGGCGGCGATGCGCAACCAACTTCTAGACCAATGGTTGGCGAATCAGGGTTTCATTGTCGTCGCTATCGATGGACGGGGAACCCCGCGCCGGGGTCGGGACTGGGAACGGGTGCTCCGGTATAAATTTGGCAGTGTACCTTTGGAGGATCAGGTGGCGGGGCTCAAAGCCCTAGGCGCGAAGTACCCGGAAATGGACCTCAATCGCGTGGGGATCACCGGCTGGTCCTACGGGGGCTATATGTCTGCTCTAGCCGTCCTCAAGGAGCCGGACATCTTTAAGGCAGCAGTAGCAGGGGCTCCGGTCACAGACTGGCTTGACTATGACACCCACTATACTGAGCGCTTTTTGGGGCTCCCCCAGGAACATCCCCAAGCCTATGCCGAAGGTTCTTTGCTGACCTACGCGCCCAATCTCCAGCGTCCGCTGTTGTTGGTCCACGGCACAAGCGATGACAATGTTTTCTTTTTGCACACCCTGAAGCTCTCAGAAGCGCTTTTCCGCGCCGGGAAGGACCACGAGGTTTTACCCTTGAATGGCTTTACCCACATGGTCCCGGACCCCTTGGTACGTGAGCGGCTCCAAGAACGCATCGCCCGTTTTTTCCGACAACACCTCTAG